The DNA window CATTATTGCCTTCGTAATTGTACATCTGATGTGGAAATGTTTGAGTTAAGCTATTTTGTTTTGACGGGTAAAAACCAATATTTCCTCTTGGATAATCATCGTCAATTAATATATACCATTCGGTATAACTATTTATTACAGCAGATTCAATTTCGTCCGAGTATAACGAACAATGAAGAACCCATTTTTTTATGGGTTCTATCCACCTTAAATCATCGATTATCTCAATTCCTTCTACGAATTCCGTAGCTCTACGTCCCGTAAGTAGAACCTCATTAGGAATTTTCATAGACCTCACCCAAATCTACCGCCTGAAACAGAAGAGGTCGGTTCGGTTCTTGGAGTAAAACTATCTTGTGATTTTTTCGTATTAGAAGGTGGTTCTGGAAACTTTGAGCCAAATAATTCTCTCCATAATTCAATGCTCTCCACCTTATCGGTACTATCTAAAGCTTTTCTTGCAATCAACGCAGCTTCAATCACTAAATCATAAAATTCTTTATATTCTTCATCACTAATACGTTTAAAGACGTCATGTTCGGGGACTCCATGATCTTTCAAAAAAGGCTTTTCAGGATATTCTTTAACAATATTTTCTAAAGTCAGTGTAACTCCTTCAGCAATCGATCCTATGCCATCCGGACAACTTAAACCTACAAAATGTTCTAAAGGATATCCTTTAGGATACTTAGGGTTGGGGTTTAACTTTTTCCACCACTTCAGAGCTTTCACTACATTTACGTAATTCCTATTACAATCCGCATTTTTATTCCAGGTCCACTTAATTTGTGCTAATGGATCGGTTTTTTCCCATTTTCCCGCTTCTCTATCCGGAATTAATAAGGGTTCCGTTTTCCATTCTTTTTGATAGTCTATGCTCCAAGATTTAGTAAGAGCCCAATTCTCCAAGTCTTCTATCGAGTAAGAAGTCGATATGCTATTTGTTGTAAGTAACTCTTTTTGTGTCTCTGAAGGTGCAGATGTAATTACTAAGTCAAGCTCGACATAGCTAAGTTCAATACCAATAGATCGCCCTTGCATTTTATATTTCCCTTTGTAATGTTTTTCTAAGAAAGGGACAAATTTATCTAATGCTTCTTGAGGAGAGTACTGCTCTGTATCTAACGTTGTCACAACAATCACATCTACGTCTGACTTATTTCCATTTTTAGATCGAACAGCGGTCGCCCTTCTATAACTTCCTTGTAAGAATGTGTTAACAAGAATCGAAGACAATTCTCCATCTTCCAATAATCTCTTTCGTAAAATACTGTGGCCTTTTTTTAAATCGTTTATTTGATTATCTGTTAATCTTATACCTAATAAAAAATCATTAAAATAAGATTTTACTTCCATTTTATGCACTCCCCTTCATGTATTTAAGGTAACTCAATAGTTGGAAAATAATCTTTTGCTATTTCAAAGTCGTATTCATAGAGAGTTAACTGACCAAAGTTTCTTGAAAGTTGTCCTAAGAAGAACCAAAAACCATTTGGGCCAGCTCCAAAAAAGTGGTATCTTCTTTTCCTATCCTCTTTTTGAAGTCCATTTAAAGTTTTTGATATCTCGTTAGCAAGATACATAGCATGGTTTCCATCGCGTATTGAATTGAAACTCGGAGATTCTTCAAAATAAAATCTAATAATAGATTTAGCAGACAACTCTTTGGTTTCAATATATTCTCTTACATCTTGAACAGCTGGATGTGTCATTTCTATTACTATAACAATATCACTGCCATTTTCATCAATAATATCATGGCTAACTTGCCATAATGGATATTGCTCTTTTAGCACCTTAGAGTTTGATCGCCAAATCGCTCTTCCATCCAGCCCTTTTTGAATAGGAACTGCTTTCACTCCAGATTTTGGATCAAGAAGAAAACCGGTTGTAAAAGCAATAGTTGAATGAGTATCTAAATAAATGCAATAAGAGTTACCTTCTGCTAAACTACATCCTATAAAATCTTCTACAGCCGCTTTAATATTTACATTCCAGCTAAATTCATCTTTTAGATATCGACCGTCAAAATAATGTAATAAACAAGTCATTGTAGTTGTATCGTTCTCTAGATTTTCAGCTCTTCGAATGAAGCTCCTTATTCCAACAGGAACTTCTTCCGTTAACATAATGTTGCGACCTGTCCACAAATCTTCAGATTTACATATTTCTATTAACTTTTCTTTATTAAATTTCGTTTGATCTTCTTGAAACAATCGTTGAAGCAAATTGACATATGGGTTAATACGTTGTGAGAGATCGATAGGTTTTAATCCAACCGCCGATAGTTGTCCATTTAAAATCCTAAGGAACGGTTCATATTGATGAAAATTATTCCAAATTCGAATAGCTTTTAAAACACTTTTCAATTCTTCGTCTTCTTTAATTTCTAAATGATTTTTCAATTTTTCTCTTACTTGAGCTATATACGATCTGCTTTTTCCATCAAATAAAATTTCTTCTTTGAAATATCCTCCTTTAGTGTCAACAATTTTTAATTTCGCTAATTCGTCGTCCGGGTGTATAGCCCATGGCGTAACTAAGACTGCAACCCCTAATTCATTGTCTTTATTCAAAACTGGCAACGCTACTTTAACCTTTTCTAGAAAAGAATATTTAGAAGCATTGATGAAGTCCGGATTCATTAAGTTATCGAGGGTTATACTATTTCGATAATCCACATGATATTTTACTTGGTAATACTCTTTGTGAATTAGCTTCCCACTTATATCCCTTATAGGTTTCTTATAGCGAATAACTATATCATCAAGAGATTTTATTTCCTGATCTTCATAAGAGATAGTATCTACATTAGAGTGATCACTTAACATATCACACGCTTTTAACCAAAAGAAAAGTATTTGATACTCGTCCCCTAAACTCCTAGCTTTTATCGGATTCGCCATAAATAATATTTCACCTCATTATTGTCAAACTATTCTTTAATTTTCTCATAATATCCATTATTATTCCATACATTGAAAATGTAGTTTTATTTAAATTGCAAATCACATCTTCAAAAATTATTCGTTGTTCTAAAACTTATACTCAAGTTAAGTTATCTATTAGTTTTACTTGAAGATAACGACATATTAAAATTACATTTTAATAAATTATTAATGATTGAGTTAGACTACAACTTATATATTATCGGCGAATATAATAACGTATTAAATTTAATAAAAAAATAAGTATTAGGACAGTTATGCGTAGCTATTATACTATCGACATAGGAGTAAGATTATGAAAATATGTTATAATCCGTTTAACAGAACCCACCACGCCTCTTCACAATGCGGACCACGGTGGGTCTTATTACGATTTCGTTATTTTGCTGTGGGGGTTCGGTCATGAACATTAACAAGTTTAACGAAAATTCAACCGGCCGGTTATTGGTTGGAAAAATAGATCGAGACAAGATTAATAGGCTAACAGGAATTGCTTTCCTTGAAGAAGAAGTCTTCATCTATCCGGGTGCCATCAAACATATTAATCGCAATCATCCACTTGTATGGAATCAGTACAAGAACGAACTTCCTTCTATTCTTTTAAACCCCGATTATATCGGCAAAAATCCAACAGTTCCGAATAGCGTCGAACTCTACAAATTTGTTAGCCAGCAGCTTCTTCTGGCGGTTAAATTGGACCCGAGTGGATATTTGTTTGTGTCAACTTTTTATGTGCTCGATAATGCAGAACATAAAATCAAGAAGAGGCTGGCAAGCGGGCGTATTCAATTATATACATAAGCCGATAGCTTGAATAAAACACGTTTCGTGTTATGATAAAGATAAGAAATGATTAGCTATGAAGAATCTTGATTAGGTAATACGGGTCATTAAGGTGGGAAAGGTTCCCCACGCGCTCACTATGAGTTATCAGAGATCCCGGATACGCCGCCCGGGTAATAACCCCCTAAATAAGTAAGCCTCTAACTTCGGTTAGAGGCTTTTTTCTTTGCATGTCTTATTTTCTTATAACCCGCATCCTTATAAGTTTACTGTTTTTCCAGATAACGATAAATGGTGGTACGAGAAACGCCCCATCTTTCAGCCACATCTTTAATCGGTGTCCCACCTTGAATCAGCGAACGCATCATTTCAATATCTTTCGGTCCAAATTTCTCCGGACGTCCCCCCAAACGCCCTCTTGCTCGGGCAGCTGTCCGTCCTGCAGCCGAACGTTCCTCAATCAAATTCCGTTCAAATTCGGCAAATGCCGCGAACAAGTGAAACATCAGTTGGCCTGTTGCATTGCGTTTATCCATCGTCAAGTTTTCCTGCAAACTATGGAATGCGACACCCCGTTCATTTAGGGCATTCACCAGTTGAATCAAGTCCTGCATGTTTCTTCCCAAGCGATCCAATCGCCAAACTACAATCGTGTCCCCTTCGCGAGCATACGAGATGGCTTCTTCTAAACCGGGACGTTGCTTTTTCGTTCCACTCATTTTGTCGTGAAATGTTTTATCGCAGCCATAAGCTGCTAACGCATCCAGCTGTAAATCCAAATTTTGTAATCCTGTAGACACACGCGCATATCCAATGAGCACTCGATCCCTCTTCTCTTCTTTTTCAATGAATTCATTGTACCATAAGATAAAAACAGTGTGGTTAATGTACATAGAATACTGTACAGGGTTTTATAACACGAAACGCATGAAAAAAGATCCTTTTCAAACCGAAGAGTGCTGTGTTCAGAAAAGGACCGAGTTTTGGAAGATAGATTACAGATAACAATCAAAAGAATTAAGAATAATCAATAAATAAAACTTGAAGCATTAGTAATATGGTATACTTTTCCACATATTACATAGGAGGTACAATCCAATGGTGAGAAAATAATCGGAGAGAATCTTAAAATGTTTTATTAGTTTTTAAAATACATATATGGATTTTCTCTTTCATCGAATTAAGATCTAAATCTAGCATAGAGGAGAGATATACAATGTTAAATAAATTAAGTGAGTCCATTTATTATTTATCAAATCAAGATGATCGAGAACGTCCAGCTTTAGGATTGGTGTGTGGTGAAAAACATAGCTTAATCATAGACGCTGGTAACTCTACGCAACACGCCAAAGAGTTTTTATTGGAAATTCAGAACCTAAATGTACCACCAGTTAAATATGTCGTCATTACACATGCGCATTGGGATCATTTCCTAGGTATGAATGAGTTTGATGCATCGGTAATAGTTAATAGCCAAACAAACGAATTGATGAAAGAATGGCAAAGCTTTTCGTATGATGACCGCTCGCTCCAAAAGTATGTAAGCCAGGATCTAATGAATGTGAAGTGTGCAGAGATTATAAAAGATGACATCCCAAATAGGAATGATTTCAAGTTGAACTCTCCAAATATTATTTTTGAGAAGACGATAACGATCGATTTAGGAAATAAGGTCTGTCTGCTTGAACAAGTCAAAAGTACGCATGCAGACGATTCAACAATCGTGTATGTTCCTGATGAGAAAGTTATTTTTTTAGGTGATTGTGCATACGGGACAACCACAAATTCTTTGTTTCATTTCAAACAAGCTTTGTTGTTGCCAATGATTGAAGACATTCAGAAATTTGATGCAAAAATGTCTCTTCTTGGTCACGAGTCTATTTATGATTCGGATGAAATGAATCTCTATTGGCAAGAGTTAACAGCAGCAAATCAAGCTGTAAAATCAAAATCATTAGAAGATGCTAAAGAAAACTTTGTAGCAGAAATTAAAAGAGAACCCAATGATAATGAACTGTTTTTTATTCAAGCATTTGTGAATGACCAAATCATAAATTCGTAAAAATATTAGCGAACAAGGTTTTAACGGGAACTTGAAGTGCCGCTCCAGTAAAGGCTGGTCCGTTAAGAAGAATAACGCATCTGCATCATATGGCATCTATGCAGTATATCTTTCTTTTCCTCCAACAGCACCATTTTTTTAACTCATCTACACAGAAGAGTTTTTCGCAAAATGCCACGGTGAAATAAAACAGCAATAAACTCTCATTATGAATAACCCCTAAACTCGATGCGTTCACATGACAATTTCGAGCCTATCTTACTAGTAATGCCAGAATATTTTCAGTGGCAAGCTTCTGTACTTTTAAATCCGTTTTCATTTGGATAGAGCTTTTTGCCAGTTCTAAACAAAATTCACTTTCGTCAAACCGTACAAAGCCAAACAATTGTGTAGAAATCCATCCCATTACGAATCATCTGAACATCTCTTTCTAAGGATGTTAACTGGTGCGCAGAGGGATGACAAGCTGTCATCTTATACCGACGATTTTCGTTTTGATAGGTATAATCGATTCTTGAATGATTACGGATCTTTGAACCTATCATGTATGTGTCTGTGTTTACATATTTGATTTTGCTTTTATCCAACAGGTTTATAAGCCTATTGGCAAACGTCTTTTTCTCTGCAGCACCATGACCGGATATTCAGATAATAATTTTTATCCGTCTCTTTTAT is part of the Planococcus kocurii genome and encodes:
- a CDS encoding SMODS domain-containing nucleotidyltransferase — translated: MEVKSYFNDFLLGIRLTDNQINDLKKGHSILRKRLLEDGELSSILVNTFLQGSYRRATAVRSKNGNKSDVDVIVVTTLDTEQYSPQEALDKFVPFLEKHYKGKYKMQGRSIGIELSYVELDLVITSAPSETQKELLTTNSISTSYSIEDLENWALTKSWSIDYQKEWKTEPLLIPDREAGKWEKTDPLAQIKWTWNKNADCNRNYVNVVKALKWWKKLNPNPKYPKGYPLEHFVGLSCPDGIGSIAEGVTLTLENIVKEYPEKPFLKDHGVPEHDVFKRISDEEYKEFYDLVIEAALIARKALDSTDKVESIELWRELFGSKFPEPPSNTKKSQDSFTPRTEPTSSVSGGRFG
- a CDS encoding SAVED domain-containing protein, which gives rise to MANPIKARSLGDEYQILFFWLKACDMLSDHSNVDTISYEDQEIKSLDDIVIRYKKPIRDISGKLIHKEYYQVKYHVDYRNSITLDNLMNPDFINASKYSFLEKVKVALPVLNKDNELGVAVLVTPWAIHPDDELAKLKIVDTKGGYFKEEILFDGKSRSYIAQVREKLKNHLEIKEDEELKSVLKAIRIWNNFHQYEPFLRILNGQLSAVGLKPIDLSQRINPYVNLLQRLFQEDQTKFNKEKLIEICKSEDLWTGRNIMLTEEVPVGIRSFIRRAENLENDTTTMTCLLHYFDGRYLKDEFSWNVNIKAAVEDFIGCSLAEGNSYCIYLDTHSTIAFTTGFLLDPKSGVKAVPIQKGLDGRAIWRSNSKVLKEQYPLWQVSHDIIDENGSDIVIVIEMTHPAVQDVREYIETKELSAKSIIRFYFEESPSFNSIRDGNHAMYLANEISKTLNGLQKEDRKRRYHFFGAGPNGFWFFLGQLSRNFGQLTLYEYDFEIAKDYFPTIELP
- a CDS encoding recombinase family protein, whose translation is MLIGYARVSTGLQNLDLQLDALAAYGCDKTFHDKMSGTKKQRPGLEEAISYAREGDTIVVWRLDRLGRNMQDLIQLVNALNERGVAFHSLQENLTMDKRNATGQLMFHLFAAFAEFERNLIEERSAAGRTAARARGRLGGRPEKFGPKDIEMMRSLIQGGTPIKDVAERWGVSRTTIYRYLEKQ
- a CDS encoding MBL fold metallo-hydrolase — encoded protein: MLNKLSESIYYLSNQDDRERPALGLVCGEKHSLIIDAGNSTQHAKEFLLEIQNLNVPPVKYVVITHAHWDHFLGMNEFDASVIVNSQTNELMKEWQSFSYDDRSLQKYVSQDLMNVKCAEIIKDDIPNRNDFKLNSPNIIFEKTITIDLGNKVCLLEQVKSTHADDSTIVYVPDEKVIFLGDCAYGTTTNSLFHFKQALLLPMIEDIQKFDAKMSLLGHESIYDSDEMNLYWQELTAANQAVKSKSLEDAKENFVAEIKREPNDNELFFIQAFVNDQIINS